One window of Bactrocera tryoni isolate S06 chromosome 2, CSIRO_BtryS06_freeze2, whole genome shotgun sequence genomic DNA carries:
- the LOC120769436 gene encoding probable peroxisomal acyl-coenzyme A oxidase 1: MTNADLQRERAGAAISSEDFAEWWAGGRAALHERRALDKLFIEDADLTDPQHTSLMSHKELYEYTIAKACKFLGKLRRWHAANAHSKVDAQQSAIATLYDFRILLAGPLGTALFQQNFPLRLHFSMFLPTLLGQSTEEQQREWFDRAWRMDGIIGTYAQTELGHGTFIRGLETRADYDAQSEEFILNTPTLTAYKWWPGGMGHSANMVIVMAQLYIKGKHHGLHPFLVRIRNAETHLPEPGVDVGEIGPKLGVNGVNNGFLGLKNVRIPRTQMLMKNAQVHPNGRFVKGPEPLLTYGTMVFVRVMIVRDVSFCLLQAATIATRYSAVRRQSPIAPDQPEPQILDHTTQQAKLFPQIAKGIFFRIAADVVWVMYQNVVKELDAGQRRNLPELHALSCCLKAYCSSESEEGVEVLRKACGGHGYLSSSNFQQIYGTVTAACTYEGENTVLLLQTARFLLKQYVEGLKRKVLPHSVRYLRNATRPKWGKNIELTMLTTLLEFAAAESIRALYEYQRQQRKLLKSEQLAANKAGIRLTQVATLHARAFLARTALEESEKFCKQLKPVLADVLTQLAELFVLELCLSSLGHILMSFPLNARQVDQLQARYEHLLADLRVNAVAVVDGFDFNDRVLGSTLGCYDGRVYERLMAEARKSPLNQESVNSTFRTHLKPLMQGKL; the protein is encoded by the exons ATGACGAATGCAGATCTCCAACGCGAACGTGCGGGTGCAGCCATTTCGAGTGAAGACTTTGCGGAGTGGTGGGCAGGCGGTCGCGCTGCACTGCACGAGCGCAGAGCTTTAGATAAGCTTTTCATAGAAGATGCCGATTTGACGGACCCCCAACACACGTCGCTGATGTCGCACAAAGAGCTTTATGAGTACACAATTGCGAAAGCTTGCAAATTTCTTGGCAAACTGCGCCGCTGGCACGCAGCCAATGCGCACAGCAAAGTCGATGCACAGCAGAGCGCGATAGCAACGCTGTACGATTTTCGAATTCTGCTGGCCGGCCCATTGGGTACGGCGTTGTTTCAGCAAAACTTTCCGTTGCGCTTGCATTTTTCGATGTTCTTGCCAACATTGTTGGGCCAGAGTACGGAGGAGCAGCAACGCGAATGGTTCGATCGCGCTTGGCGCATGGATGGCATTATCGGCACATATGCGCAAACGGAGCTGGGCCATGGCACTTTTATACGCGGCCTGGAGACACGCGCCGATTACGATGCACAAAGTGAAGAGTTCATTTTGAATACACCAACGCTAACGGCGTACAAATGGTGGCCCGGTGGAATGGGTCACAGCGCCAACATGGTGATTGTCATGGCGCAATTGTATATAAAAGGGAAACACCACGGGTTGCATCCATTTTTGGTGCGCATACGCAATGCTGAGACGCATCTGCCGGAACCGGGTGTAGATGTGGGCGAGATCGGACCGAAGTTGGGTGTGAATGGTGTGAATAATGGTTTTCTGGGGTTGAAGAACGTTCGCATACCACGTACCCAAATGTTAATGAAAAACGCACAGGTGCACCCTAATGGACGCTTTGTGAAAGGACCCGAACCATTGCTTACCTATGGTACCATGGTGTTTGTGCGTGTAATGATTGTACGCGATGTTTCCTTCTGTTTACTGCAAGCGGCTACGATAGCAACCAG GTATTCGGCAGTACGACGTCAGAGTCCAATTGCACCCGACCAACCCGAACCACAAATTTTGGATCACACCACTCAACAGGCGAAGTTGTTTCCACAAATCGCAAAGGGTATATTCTTTCGTATTGCGGCCGACGTTGTCTGGGTCATGTATCAGAATGTTGTGAAGGAGTTGGATGCTGGTCAGCGTCGCAACCTGCCAGAGCTGCATGCCTTGTCCTGTTGCCTCAAAGCATACTGCTCATCGGAGTCCGAAGAAGGTGTTGAAGTATTACGTAAAGCCTGCGGCGGTCACGGTTATTTGAGTTCGTCAAATTTCCAACAAATCTATGGAACCGTCACGGCCGCATGTACTTACGAAGGCGAAAATACGGTTTTATTGCTGCAAACTGCGCGCTTCCTCCTCAAACAATATGTGGAGGGCCTGAAACGGAAAGTACTGCCACACAGCGTCAGATATCTGCGTAATGCAACGCGTCCCAAATGGGGTAAAAATATTGAGCTCACAATGCTGACGACACTCTTAGAGTTTGCGGCTGCAGAAAGCATTCGTGCGCTTTACGAGTACCAGAGACAGCAGCGTAAACTTTTGAAATCGGAACAGCTGGCAGCCAATAAAGCTGGCATACGTTTGacacaggtggcaaccttgcATGCACGTGCATTCCTAGCACGCACCGCCTTGGAAGAGAGCGAAAAGTTTTGTAAACAGCTGAAACCCGTTTTGGCGGACGTTCTCACGCAGCTGGCTGAGTTGTTCGTTCTGGAATTGTGTTTGAGTAGTTTGGGTCACATTTTAATGTCTTTTCCGTTAAATGCGCGACAAGTCGATCAGCTGCAGGCTCGCTACGAACATTTGCTGGCGGACTTGCGTGTCAATGCCGTCGCTGTGGTTGATGGTTTCGATTTCAATGATCGTGTGTTGGGCTCCACTTTAGGTTGCTATGATGGGCGTGTCTACGAGCGTCTGATGGCGGAGGCGCGCAAAAGTCCCTTGAATCAGGAGTCGGTAAACAGCACATTTCGTACACACCTTAAACCGTTAATGCAGGGAAAGTTGTGA
- the LOC120769440 gene encoding protein YIPF5 — MSYSSGTGAPNDYYASGGDQSYNFEVPEFGQELNFQTFDNTEASVPPNYDASYGGASQGLGGFYDPNAYVNQSYDQDSGFKPGGTGNDFDDEPPLLEELGINPHHIFLKTLAVLNPLRATDQTILQDTDMAGPLVFCLALGGFLLLSGKVTFSYIYGIGVMGCIAFYCLLSLMATQAQVTFGAVVSVLGYCLLPMVVLSGINVLITIQGTLGLIVAGVAILWCAMSASKLFVTAYSMDHQQVLIAYPCALLYGVFALITIF; from the exons ATGTCATATAGCAGTGGCACGGGTGCTCCAAATGATTACTATGCCAGCGGCGGAGATCAGTCATATAACTTCGAAGTTCCAGAATTTGGCCAagaatt aaattttcaaacttttgacAATACCGAAGCCTCCGTACCACCCAATTACGATGCTAGCTATGGAGGCGCTAGTCAAGGTCTTGGCGGTTTCTATGATCCTAATGCCTACGTAAATCAATCTTACGATCAAGATTCTGGTTTCAAGCCTGGTGGCACGGGAAATGATTTTGATGATGAGCCGCCTTTGTTGGAAG AATTAGGAATAAATCCGCATCATATCTTTCTCAAG ACACTTGCAGTCCTAAATCCATTGCGTGCCACCGATCAAACTATTCTGCAGGATACAGATATGGCTGGCCCACTGGTGTTCTGTTTGGCTTTGGGTGGTTTTCTCCTCTTG AGCGGCAAAGTAACATTCTCATACATTTATGGCATCGGTGTGATGGGCTGCATCGCCTTTTATTGTCTACTGTCGCTGATGGCAACACAGGCGCAAGTAACCTTCGGCGCTGTGGTCTCTGTGCTCGGCTATTGTTTGCTACCCATGGTGGTGTTGTCCGGCATTAACGTTTTAATCACCATACA GGGCACATTGGGACTGATTGTCGCTGGTGTGGCGATACTCTGGTGCGCTATGTCCGCTTCGAAACTATTCGTGACGGCCTACTCCATGGACCATCAACAAGTGCTGATCGCGTATCCGTGCGCCCTCCTGTATGGCGTCTTTGCTTTGAttacgattttttaa
- the LOC120767838 gene encoding V-type proton ATPase catalytic subunit A → MSTLKCYQDEERESQYGRVFAVSGPVVTAERMSGSAMYELVRVGYYELVGEIIRLEGDMATIQVYEETSGVTVGDPVLRTGKPLSVELGPGILGSIFDGIQRPLKDIGESSGSIYIPKGVNIPSLSRTEAWDFNPTNVRVGSHITGGDLYGIVHENTLVKHRLIVGPRCKGTVRYIAPAGNYTVEDVILETEFDGEITKHTMLQVWPVRQPRPVTEKLPANHPLFTGQRVLDSLFPCVQGGTTAIPGAFGCGKTVISQALSKYSNSDVIIYVGCGERGNEMSEVLRDFPELTCEIDGVVESIMKRTALVANTSNMPVAAREASIYTGITLSEYFRDMGYNVAMMADSTSRWAEALREISGRLAEMPADSGYPAYLGARLASFYERAGRVKCLGNPEREGSVSIVGAVSPPGGDFSDPVTSATLGIVQVFWGLDKKLAQRKHFPSINWLISYSKYMRALDEYYDKNFPEFVPLRTKVKEILQEEEDLSEIVQLVGKASLAETDKITLEVAKLVKDDFLQQNSYSPYDRVCPFYKTVGMLRNMLAFYELARHAVESTAQSDNKITWNVIRDAMGNILYQLSSMKFKDPVKDGEAKIKADYEQLHEDLQQAFRNLED, encoded by the exons atgtcgaCTTTGAAGTGTTATCAAGACGAGGAGCGAGAGTCTCAATATGGTCGCGTCTTCGCCGTTTCCGGTCCCG ttGTTACTGCGGAGCGTATGTCAGGATCGGCTATGTACGAGTTGGTACGTGTGGGTTATTACGAACTGGTCGGTGAAATTATTCGACTGGAAGGCGATATGGCCACCATCCAAGTGTACGAAGAAACTTCGGGCGTAACTGTTGGCGACCCGGTTTTGAGGACCGGTAAACCCCTATCGGTTGAATTGGGGCCTGGCATTTTGGGTAGCATTTTTGATGGTATACAACGTCCACTTAAGGATATTGGCGAGAGCAGCGGTTCGATTTATATACCAAAAGGTGTGAATATTCCTTCGCTTTCGCGTACTGAAGCTTGGGATTTCAATCCGACAAATGTGCGTGTCGGTTCTCATATTACTGGCGGTGATCTTTACGGTATCGTTCATGAGAATACGCTTGTAAAGCATCGTTTGATTGTTGGACCTCGTTGCAAGGGTACTGTACGATATATTGCGCCAGCCGGTAATTACACAGTGGAAGATGTGATTCTGGAAACGGAATTCGATGGTGAAATCACCAAACATACCATGTTGCAAGTATGGCCAGTACGTCAGCCTCGTCCAGTTACCGAAAAGCTACCTGCAAACCACCCACTATTTACAGGACAACGTGTTTTGGATTCACTGTTTCCTTGCGTACAAGGTGGTACTACGGCTATACCAGGAGCTTTTGGTTGCGGTAAAACTGTAATTTCCCAG GCGCTCTCTAAATATTCGAATTCCGATGTCATTATTTACGTTGGTTGCGGTGAGCGTGGCAATGAAATGTCTGAAGTACTTCGTGATTTTCCCGAACTTACTTGTGAAATTGATGGAGTCGTTGAATCGATTATGAAGCGTACTGCGTTGGTTGCGAACACCTCCAACATGCCTGTCGCAGCTCGTGAGGCCTCCATTTACACCGGTATCACACTTTCCGAATATTTCCGAGATATGGGCTACAATGTTGCTATGATGGCTGACTCTACTTCACGTTGGGCCGAAGCGCTTCGTGAAATTTCAGGTCGTTTGGCTGAAATGCCTGCCGATTCTGGTTACCCCGCCTACTTGGGTGCTCGCCTCGCTTCCTTCTACGAGCGTGCTGGACGTGTCAAATGTTTAGGTAATCCAGAACGCGAAGGCTCCGTCTCCATTGTCGGTGCTGTATCGCCTCCTGGTGGTGATTTCTCAGATCCTGTCACATCCGCCACTTTGGGTATCGTACAAGTGTTCTGGGGTTTGGATAAGAAATTGGCTCAGCGTAAGCATTTCCCTTCGATCAATTGGTTGATTTCCTACTCGAAGTACATGCGCGCCCTGGATGAATATTACGATAAGAATTTCCCCGAATTTGTCCCCCTTCGtacaaaagttaaagaaattttaCAAGAGGAAGAGGATCTCTCTGAGATTGTACAACTGGTGGGCAAAGCATCTCTAGCTGAAACTGATAAAATTACATTGGAAGTGGCAAAATTAGTGAAAGATGACTTCCTACAACAAAACTCATACTCGCCATATGATCGTGTGTGTCCATTTTACAAGACAGTGGGTATGTTAAGAAATATGTTGGCCTTCTATGAGCTCGCTCGCCATGCTGTAGAATCCACTGCCCAATCAGACAACAAAATCACATGGAATGTAATACGTGATGCGATGGGAAATATCCTCTACCAGCTgtcttcaatgaaatttaag GATCCAGTCAAGGATGGCGAGGCGAAAATCAAAGCGGACTATGAACAACTTCACGAAGACTTGCAGCAAGCTTTTAGAAATCTAGAAGACTAA
- the LOC120767839 gene encoding sorting nexin-6 isoform X2, with protein MLNFYSNILQKSQEPKSKISNTRFKRYSVYRNSGSFESVNIKSVLVHMQDGTDDLATVENLAKSTPLGVENSISTNNPTIMEVSSPNTQRETEGGNPLATNTNNGSGTVTSESSSSAITPAALAENTLHVEISDALSEKDKVKFTVHTRTTLPGFVKQDNNVVRQHEEFVWLHDRFEENEEYAGYIIPPCPPRPDFDASREKLQRLGEGEGNMTKEEFKKMKSELEAEYLATFKKTVAMHEVFLRRLANHPVFRVDQHLKVFLEYDQDLCAKPRKKMAIFGGFVKSLGKTTDEILMSATVRDVNDFFENELQFLIEYHGHLRDAAVRTEKMTQRHKEVSECHQKISNALMQLSTAEKGSMETFCAKSAEIFEKIKNLEARVSSDQDLKLGDTLRYYQRDSDAAKALLIRRLRCLAAYEAANRNLEKARAKNKDVHAAEAAQAEACEKFESMSACGKEELVGFRNRRVAAFKKGLVELAELEIKHARTQYEYLRQSLLALKEIA; from the exons ATGTTGAATTTTTATAGCAATATCCTTCAAAAGTCCCAAGAACCcaaatcaaaaatatcaaatacgCGATTCAAGAGATATTCAGTGTATAGAAACAGTGGTTCTTTTGaaagtgtaaatataaaaagtgtgTTAGTGCATATGCAG GACGGAACGGATGACTTAGCAACAGTTGAAAATCTGGCTAAAAGTACGCCACTCGGCGTAGAAAATAGCATTTCAACCAACAATCCAACAATAATGGAAGTTTCTTCTCCTAATACACAACGGGAAACCGAAGGCGGAAATCCTTTAGCAACTAATACAAATAACGGCAGTGGTACTGTCACCTCCGAGTCGTCTTCATCAGCAATCACACCTGCTGCGCTCGCGGAAAATACTTTGCATGTGGAAATTTCCGATGCTTTGAGTGAAAAGGATAAAGTTAAGTTTACCGTGCACACGCGAACAACCTTGCCCGGTTTTGTGAAGCAAGACAATAATGTGGTACGTCAGCACGAGGAATTTGTTTGGTTGCACGACCGTTTCGAAGAAAATGAAGAATATGCCGGTTATATT aTACCACCATGCCCGCCACGCCCCGACTTCGATGCCTCGCGAGAAAAATTACAGCGGCTTGGAGAGGGTGAAGGCAATATGACAAAGGAAGAATTTAAGAAAATGAAGTCCGAACTCGAAGC cGAATACTTGGCCACCTTCAAGAAAACAGTAGCCATGCATGAAGTTTTCTTGCGCCGACTCGCAAATCATCCGGTATTTCGTGTAGATCAGCATTTAAAAGTGTTCCTAGAGTATGACCAGGACCTCTGTGCAAAGCCGCGTAAGAAAATGGCTATTTTCGGTGGCTTTGTTAAGTCATTAGGAAAGACGACAGACGAAATATTAATGAGTGCAACAGTTCGAGACGTAAATGATTTCTTTGAAAATGAGCTACAATTTCTCATTGAATATCATGGGCATCTGCGTGATGCTGCCGTACGAACTGAGAAAATGACGCAACGTCATAAAGAAGTCAGTGAATGCCACCAAAAAATCTCAAACGCGTTAATGCAACTATCAACCGCAGAAAAAGGAAGCATGGAAACCTTTTGTGCTAAATCAGCcgaaatctttgaaaaaattaag AACTTGGAAGCACGAGTCTCTAGCGATCAGGACTTGAAGCTGGGGGATACATTGCGTTACTACCAGCGGGACAGCGATGCAGCAAAAGCACTCTTAATTCGTCGTTTACGTTGTTTAGCCGCATATGAGGCGGCCAATCGTAATTTAGAGAAAGCGCGTGCCAAAAATAAGGACGTTCATGCT GCTGAAGCAGCCCAAGCAGAGGCCTGTGAGAAATTCGAATCGATGTCCGCTTGTGGAAAGGAAGAATTAGTTGGATTTCGCAATCGCCGCGTAGCTGCCTTCAAGAAAGG gTTGGTTGAACTAGCTGAACTGGAGATCAAGCACGCACGCACTCAATATGAATATTTACGCCAATCTCTTTTGGCGCTGAAAGAAATTGCCTGA
- the LOC120767839 gene encoding sorting nexin-6 isoform X1 — translation MLNFYSNILQKSQEPKSKISNTRFKRYSVYRNSGSFESVNIKSVLVHMQDGTDDLATVENLAKSTPLGVENSISTNNPTIMEVSSPNTQRETEGGNPLATNTNNGSGTVTSESSSSAITPAALAENTLHVEISDALSEKDKVKFTVHTRTTLPGFVKQDNNVVRQHEEFVWLHDRFEENEEYAGYIIPPCPPRPDFDASREKLQRLGEGEGNMTKEEFKKMKSELEAEYLATFKKTVAMHEVFLRRLANHPVFRVDQHLKVFLEYDQDLCAKPRKKMAIFGGFVKSLGKTTDEILMSATVRDVNDFFENELQFLIEYHGHLRDAAVRTEKMTQRHKEVSECHQKISNALMQLSTAEKGSMETFCAKSAEIFEKIKNLEARVSSDQDLKLGDTLRYYQRDSDAAKALLIRRLRCLAAYEAANRNLEKARAKNKDVHAPLDVQEAEAAQAEACEKFESMSACGKEELVGFRNRRVAAFKKGLVELAELEIKHARTQYEYLRQSLLALKEIA, via the exons ATGTTGAATTTTTATAGCAATATCCTTCAAAAGTCCCAAGAACCcaaatcaaaaatatcaaatacgCGATTCAAGAGATATTCAGTGTATAGAAACAGTGGTTCTTTTGaaagtgtaaatataaaaagtgtgTTAGTGCATATGCAG GACGGAACGGATGACTTAGCAACAGTTGAAAATCTGGCTAAAAGTACGCCACTCGGCGTAGAAAATAGCATTTCAACCAACAATCCAACAATAATGGAAGTTTCTTCTCCTAATACACAACGGGAAACCGAAGGCGGAAATCCTTTAGCAACTAATACAAATAACGGCAGTGGTACTGTCACCTCCGAGTCGTCTTCATCAGCAATCACACCTGCTGCGCTCGCGGAAAATACTTTGCATGTGGAAATTTCCGATGCTTTGAGTGAAAAGGATAAAGTTAAGTTTACCGTGCACACGCGAACAACCTTGCCCGGTTTTGTGAAGCAAGACAATAATGTGGTACGTCAGCACGAGGAATTTGTTTGGTTGCACGACCGTTTCGAAGAAAATGAAGAATATGCCGGTTATATT aTACCACCATGCCCGCCACGCCCCGACTTCGATGCCTCGCGAGAAAAATTACAGCGGCTTGGAGAGGGTGAAGGCAATATGACAAAGGAAGAATTTAAGAAAATGAAGTCCGAACTCGAAGC cGAATACTTGGCCACCTTCAAGAAAACAGTAGCCATGCATGAAGTTTTCTTGCGCCGACTCGCAAATCATCCGGTATTTCGTGTAGATCAGCATTTAAAAGTGTTCCTAGAGTATGACCAGGACCTCTGTGCAAAGCCGCGTAAGAAAATGGCTATTTTCGGTGGCTTTGTTAAGTCATTAGGAAAGACGACAGACGAAATATTAATGAGTGCAACAGTTCGAGACGTAAATGATTTCTTTGAAAATGAGCTACAATTTCTCATTGAATATCATGGGCATCTGCGTGATGCTGCCGTACGAACTGAGAAAATGACGCAACGTCATAAAGAAGTCAGTGAATGCCACCAAAAAATCTCAAACGCGTTAATGCAACTATCAACCGCAGAAAAAGGAAGCATGGAAACCTTTTGTGCTAAATCAGCcgaaatctttgaaaaaattaag AACTTGGAAGCACGAGTCTCTAGCGATCAGGACTTGAAGCTGGGGGATACATTGCGTTACTACCAGCGGGACAGCGATGCAGCAAAAGCACTCTTAATTCGTCGTTTACGTTGTTTAGCCGCATATGAGGCGGCCAATCGTAATTTAGAGAAAGCGCGTGCCAAAAATAAGGACGTTCATGCT CCTTTGGATGTTCAAGAG GCTGAAGCAGCCCAAGCAGAGGCCTGTGAGAAATTCGAATCGATGTCCGCTTGTGGAAAGGAAGAATTAGTTGGATTTCGCAATCGCCGCGTAGCTGCCTTCAAGAAAGG gTTGGTTGAACTAGCTGAACTGGAGATCAAGCACGCACGCACTCAATATGAATATTTACGCCAATCTCTTTTGGCGCTGAAAGAAATTGCCTGA
- the LOC120767839 gene encoding sorting nexin-6 isoform X3 codes for MMDGTDDLATVENLAKSTPLGVENSISTNNPTIMEVSSPNTQRETEGGNPLATNTNNGSGTVTSESSSSAITPAALAENTLHVEISDALSEKDKVKFTVHTRTTLPGFVKQDNNVVRQHEEFVWLHDRFEENEEYAGYIIPPCPPRPDFDASREKLQRLGEGEGNMTKEEFKKMKSELEAEYLATFKKTVAMHEVFLRRLANHPVFRVDQHLKVFLEYDQDLCAKPRKKMAIFGGFVKSLGKTTDEILMSATVRDVNDFFENELQFLIEYHGHLRDAAVRTEKMTQRHKEVSECHQKISNALMQLSTAEKGSMETFCAKSAEIFEKIKNLEARVSSDQDLKLGDTLRYYQRDSDAAKALLIRRLRCLAAYEAANRNLEKARAKNKDVHAPLDVQEAEAAQAEACEKFESMSACGKEELVGFRNRRVAAFKKGLVELAELEIKHARTQYEYLRQSLLALKEIA; via the exons ATGATG GACGGAACGGATGACTTAGCAACAGTTGAAAATCTGGCTAAAAGTACGCCACTCGGCGTAGAAAATAGCATTTCAACCAACAATCCAACAATAATGGAAGTTTCTTCTCCTAATACACAACGGGAAACCGAAGGCGGAAATCCTTTAGCAACTAATACAAATAACGGCAGTGGTACTGTCACCTCCGAGTCGTCTTCATCAGCAATCACACCTGCTGCGCTCGCGGAAAATACTTTGCATGTGGAAATTTCCGATGCTTTGAGTGAAAAGGATAAAGTTAAGTTTACCGTGCACACGCGAACAACCTTGCCCGGTTTTGTGAAGCAAGACAATAATGTGGTACGTCAGCACGAGGAATTTGTTTGGTTGCACGACCGTTTCGAAGAAAATGAAGAATATGCCGGTTATATT aTACCACCATGCCCGCCACGCCCCGACTTCGATGCCTCGCGAGAAAAATTACAGCGGCTTGGAGAGGGTGAAGGCAATATGACAAAGGAAGAATTTAAGAAAATGAAGTCCGAACTCGAAGC cGAATACTTGGCCACCTTCAAGAAAACAGTAGCCATGCATGAAGTTTTCTTGCGCCGACTCGCAAATCATCCGGTATTTCGTGTAGATCAGCATTTAAAAGTGTTCCTAGAGTATGACCAGGACCTCTGTGCAAAGCCGCGTAAGAAAATGGCTATTTTCGGTGGCTTTGTTAAGTCATTAGGAAAGACGACAGACGAAATATTAATGAGTGCAACAGTTCGAGACGTAAATGATTTCTTTGAAAATGAGCTACAATTTCTCATTGAATATCATGGGCATCTGCGTGATGCTGCCGTACGAACTGAGAAAATGACGCAACGTCATAAAGAAGTCAGTGAATGCCACCAAAAAATCTCAAACGCGTTAATGCAACTATCAACCGCAGAAAAAGGAAGCATGGAAACCTTTTGTGCTAAATCAGCcgaaatctttgaaaaaattaag AACTTGGAAGCACGAGTCTCTAGCGATCAGGACTTGAAGCTGGGGGATACATTGCGTTACTACCAGCGGGACAGCGATGCAGCAAAAGCACTCTTAATTCGTCGTTTACGTTGTTTAGCCGCATATGAGGCGGCCAATCGTAATTTAGAGAAAGCGCGTGCCAAAAATAAGGACGTTCATGCT CCTTTGGATGTTCAAGAG GCTGAAGCAGCCCAAGCAGAGGCCTGTGAGAAATTCGAATCGATGTCCGCTTGTGGAAAGGAAGAATTAGTTGGATTTCGCAATCGCCGCGTAGCTGCCTTCAAGAAAGG gTTGGTTGAACTAGCTGAACTGGAGATCAAGCACGCACGCACTCAATATGAATATTTACGCCAATCTCTTTTGGCGCTGAAAGAAATTGCCTGA
- the LOC120767840 gene encoding uncharacterized protein LOC120767840 codes for MNDFGFIDYKKPSDECKDDMRTSTYRSHVYMTDTMMGNHMHAKFKEPKPYSIDPTLEKLRTSDYKANYTWKYDDPNKVINPSLGPKVQLMKNYEDRRLRFISRPMRPACSTMHQDFLWNPQAAPVPPTPIALPSPVAASKVVINRAKPSFSKLLDPAATTSRLSFVHYTPAELMGSVARHDNITFWNWPKYNTQIKRVFPGRDDTQCDDKAARECPKRHCEFPSLVQHVPNSGMTTEVRANYIEPIKRTIDFETAHIHNRLVYEPVTPLSKETEYKVYGSGERTLKYV; via the exons aTGAATGACTTTGGATTCATCGATTACAAAAAGCCAAGTGATGAGTGTAAGGACGATATGCGTACCTCCACATATCGGAGTCATGTCTATATGACAGACACGATGATGGGGAACCATATGCATGCCAAGTTCAAAGAACCAAAACCGTATAGCATAGACCCAACCTTGGAGAAACTGCGCACCAGCGACTACAAAGCCAATTATACATGGAAA TATGATGACCCAAATAAAGTGATTAATCCCTCGCTTGGTCCAAAAGTGCAACTAATGAAAAATTACGAAGATCGACGTCTACGTTTCATCAGTCGTCCAATGCGACCAGCCTGCAGCACCATGCACCAAGATTTTCTTTGGAATCCTCAAGCAGCACCTGTACCACCTACGCCTATAGCTTTACCCTCCCCTGTGGCGGCTTCTAAAGTCGTCATTAATCGTGCTAAACCGAGTTTCTCAAAATTACTCGATCCCGCAGCAACCACGTCACGCCTCTCATTTGTCCATTACACGCCCGCTGAGTTGATGGGTAGCGTGGCGCGACATGACAATATAACATTTTGGAATTGGCCTAAATATAATACGCAAATCAAGCGTGTTTTCCCCGGACGCGATGACACTCAATGCGATGACAAAGCTGCAAGGGAATGCCCAAAACGCCATTGTGAGTTCCCCAGCTTGGTACAACATGTGCCCAACTCTGGCATGACAACGGAGGTGCGTGCCAATTACATTGAGCCAATTAAACGCACAATCGACTTTGAaactgcacacatacacaatcgTTTGGTATACGAGCCAGTAACACCGTTATCGAAGGAAACCGAATACAAGGTGTACGGTTCCGGCGAGCGAACACTGAAATATGTCTAA
- the LOC120767841 gene encoding cytidine deaminase-like yields the protein MDIYQVTGLKKPEFVEHIEKYGDLDEPTKELIQAAIAVQKHAYVQYSNFYVGAAFRTKDNRIFAGCNIENASFTPTSCAERTAISKAVSEGYLEFVAGAVVAYQEDAFTTPCGVCRQFIMEFAPNDIPLFITKSQVNVTKSDEDLVLSTSIYNLLPHGFRTYKKN from the exons ATGGACATATACCAGGTGACGGGTTTGAAGAAACCAGAATTTGTTGAGCACATCGAAAAATACGGTGATTTGG ATGAACCTACTAAAGAACTGATACAAGCAGCGATTGCAGTCCAGAAGCACGCCTATGTACAATACAGTAACTTCTACGTTGGTGCTGCTTTCCGCACGAAAGACAATCGCATCTTTGCAGGTTGTAATATTGAAAACGCCAGTTTCACGCCCACATCGTGTGCTGAACGCACCGCCATCAGCAAAGCCGTTTCTGAGGGATACCTCGAGTTTGTTGCAGGTGCAGTGGTCGCTTATCAAGAGGACGCCTTCACAACGCCGTGCGGCGTGTGTCGACAATTTATAATGGAGTTTGCGCCTAACGATATACCACTATTCATTACAAAATCGCAAGTCAATGTTACGAAGTCTGACGAAGATCTGGTGCTGTCGACATCCATCTATAATCTGCTGCCTCATGGATTTCGCACGTATAAAAAGAATTGA